In a genomic window of Phragmites australis chromosome 14, lpPhrAust1.1, whole genome shotgun sequence:
- the LOC133891638 gene encoding probable proteasome inhibitor isoform X2 codes for MVTDATAMAVVRAARPALRGAHDGVTFAAHAAFLAAGYSLCAVGPAAITDPPPSGEEEVGIDGWNNMENCYAFLYSKEEKGKKKRVLVKCLVIGDLLAIDVLDLKAQDKGPYNIQINVKDFFSEEHPKNYGDMYKNFAGLIETMNSNVLSKLDGKDAGAMAAKNSDVESSSSIHSENPGPRTTESSGYPGPRTIEPSGLVYPPIAPLGSDDLYPAPGAGFYPHSGIGSGGSMHVGPNDPRLFPSNPFPASLGGPGSVPPGGRYDPIGPPDIPGFEPSRFVRRSRHPGGSTHPDLEFFQQGPDL; via the exons ATGGTGACCGACGCCACGGCGATGGCGGTCGTGCGGGCGGCGCGCCCGGCCCTCCGCGGCGCCCACGACGGCGTCACCTTCGCCGCCcacgccgccttcctcgccGCCGGGTACTCGCTCTGCGCCGTCGGCCCCGCCGCGATCACTGATCCCCCGCCCTCAG gtgaggaggaggtggggatcGATGGTTGGAACAACATGGAGAACTGCTACGCCTTTTTGTATAGCAAGGAGGAGAAGGGCAAGAAGAAACGGGTATTAGTGAAATGTCTGGTGATCGGTGACTTACTTGCGATTGATGTCCTGGATCTCAAGGCACAAGATAAGGGCCCATACAATATCCAGATCAA TGTGAAAGATTTCTTCTCCGAAGAGCATCCCAAGAATTACGGGGATATGTACAAGAATTTTGCAGGCCTCATTGAGACTATGAACTCAAATGTGTTGTCCAAATTGGATGGGAAGGATGCTGGTGCCATGGCTGCCAAGAACTCTGATGTTGAGAGCAGTTCATCAATACACAG CGAAAATCCAGGTCCAAGAACTACTGAATCTTCAGGGTATCCAGGTCCAAGAACTATTGAACCTTCAGG CCTAGTTTATCCTCCAATAGCCCCGCTTGGTTCTGATGATCTCTACCCTGCTCCTGGTGCAGGATTCTACCCTCACAG CGGTATTGGGAGCGGTGGCAGCATGCATGTTG GTCCAAATGATCCACGCTTGTTTCCTTCTAATCCATTTCCTGCCTCATTGGGTGGCCCTGG GAGTGTTCCACCTGGTGGTCGCTATGATCCCATCGGCCCGCCTGACATTCCAGGGTTTGAACCATCTCGCTTTGTTAG GCGTTCAAGGCATCCGGGCGGGAGCACTCACCCAGACCTCGAGTTCTTCCAGCAAGGGCCGGACTTATAA
- the LOC133891638 gene encoding probable proteasome inhibitor isoform X1 has protein sequence MVTDATAMAVVRAARPALRGAHDGVTFAAHAAFLAAGYSLCAVGPAAITDPPPSGEEEVGIDGWNNMENCYAFLYSKEEKGKKKRVLVKCLVIGDLLAIDVLDLKAQDKGPYNIQINVKDFFSEEHPKNYGDMYKNFAGLIETMNSNVLSKLDGKDAGAMAAKNSDVESSSSIHSSENPGPRTTESSGYPGPRTIEPSGLVYPPIAPLGSDDLYPAPGAGFYPHSGIGSGGSMHVGPNDPRLFPSNPFPASLGGPGSVPPGGRYDPIGPPDIPGFEPSRFVRRSRHPGGSTHPDLEFFQQGPDL, from the exons ATGGTGACCGACGCCACGGCGATGGCGGTCGTGCGGGCGGCGCGCCCGGCCCTCCGCGGCGCCCACGACGGCGTCACCTTCGCCGCCcacgccgccttcctcgccGCCGGGTACTCGCTCTGCGCCGTCGGCCCCGCCGCGATCACTGATCCCCCGCCCTCAG gtgaggaggaggtggggatcGATGGTTGGAACAACATGGAGAACTGCTACGCCTTTTTGTATAGCAAGGAGGAGAAGGGCAAGAAGAAACGGGTATTAGTGAAATGTCTGGTGATCGGTGACTTACTTGCGATTGATGTCCTGGATCTCAAGGCACAAGATAAGGGCCCATACAATATCCAGATCAA TGTGAAAGATTTCTTCTCCGAAGAGCATCCCAAGAATTACGGGGATATGTACAAGAATTTTGCAGGCCTCATTGAGACTATGAACTCAAATGTGTTGTCCAAATTGGATGGGAAGGATGCTGGTGCCATGGCTGCCAAGAACTCTGATGTTGAGAGCAGTTCATCAATACACAG CTCCGAAAATCCAGGTCCAAGAACTACTGAATCTTCAGGGTATCCAGGTCCAAGAACTATTGAACCTTCAGG CCTAGTTTATCCTCCAATAGCCCCGCTTGGTTCTGATGATCTCTACCCTGCTCCTGGTGCAGGATTCTACCCTCACAG CGGTATTGGGAGCGGTGGCAGCATGCATGTTG GTCCAAATGATCCACGCTTGTTTCCTTCTAATCCATTTCCTGCCTCATTGGGTGGCCCTGG GAGTGTTCCACCTGGTGGTCGCTATGATCCCATCGGCCCGCCTGACATTCCAGGGTTTGAACCATCTCGCTTTGTTAG GCGTTCAAGGCATCCGGGCGGGAGCACTCACCCAGACCTCGAGTTCTTCCAGCAAGGGCCGGACTTATAA